AAGTAATGAAAAAAGCACAACAAGAATTTTTAAATTGGCAGAACCTAGGTGTATCTGTCATGGAAGTGAGCCACAGAGCTCAGCCTTATCTAGAAATGGTGAAAGAGTGCGAAGCAAGCCTTCGTCGTTTGATGGATATTTCAGATGAGTTTGAAGTTTTATTTATGCATGGCGGTGGTCGTGGCCAATTCGCTGCAGTGCCTTTAAATCTTCACTTAGATGATGCTCCAGGTGTTTATGTTGAGAATGGTATTTGGTCAAGTGGTGCAACTAAAGAAGGTGCTAAGTTTACTCAAGTAGAAGGCATTAATATTCGCACTGATGTAGATGGCCAATTTGATATTCAGCCAGTTGAACAGTGGAAATTACCTGAAAAAGCGTCGTTTATTCATTTTTGTCCTAACGAAACAATCGACGGTATTGAGATATACGATGTGCCAAAACATGATGCACCTATTGTGGCGGATATGTCTTCAATGATCCTGTCACGAGAAATCAATGTTGATGATTTTGATTTAATTTATGCTGGTGCTCAGAAAAATATAGGCCCTTCAGGTTTGTGTATTGTTATTGTGCGCAAAACCCTGTTAGAGCGTGAAGGGTTACCACGTCCAGCTATACTTGATTATGCGATTGAAGCAAAACAGGGCAGTATGTATAACACACCACCTACTTTTGCATGGTATCTAGCAAATGAAGTGTTCCAATACCTAGAGTCGATCGGTGGTGTTAAAGCAATGGAAGCGCACAATAAGAAAAAAGCAGCGATTCTATATGACTATATTGATAGCTCTGACTTCTATTCAAATAAAGTGGCTAAACACTGTCGCTCACTGATGAATGTCCCATTTTGGCTGAAAGATGACACCTTAAACGATAAGTTTTTATCTGAAGCTGAAGCAGCAGGATTGCTTGCACTTGAAGGCCATAGATTTGTTGGCGGTATGCGTGCAAGTATTTATAACGCAATGCCAGTAGAAGGTATTGAAGCTCTAGTTGCGTTTATGGATAAATTTGCAAAGGAAAATAGTTAATGGAACAACTTACCTTAAAGCCAATTAAAAAGGTTAGTGGTTCAGTAACCTTACCTGGCTCTAAAAGCCTATCAAACCGAATTTTGCTACTTGCAGCGCTTGCTGATGGTGTGACACAAGTCACTAATTTGTTAGATAGCGATGACATCAGACACATGCTTAAAGCGCTTGGTCAGTTAGGTGTTAAAGTCGAACTTAACGAAGACAAGACCATTGCAACAGTTCATGGCGTTTCAGGCAAATTTAAAACGCCGGATGAACCGCTGTTTTTAGGTAATGCAGGTACTGCATATCGCCCTTTGACAGCCGTTTTAGCAGCTATTGAAGGCAATTATGAGCTTATTGGCGAGCCTAGAATGGAAGAGCGTCCGATAGGTCATTTAGTTGATGCATTAGACTCTATTGATGCAGATATTACTTATCTTAAAAATAAAGATTATCCACCATTAAAAATCCTTGGTAAAAAGTTAGCTGGTGGACATGTAGAAATTGATGGCAGTATTTCAAGTCAATTTTTGACTGCGATTTTAATGGCTGCACCTTTATTAGATGGTGATTTAAATATCTCGATCATAGGTGAACTAGTTTCAAAACCCTATATCGATATTACAATTGGTGTGATGGCAAAATTTGGTGTGCATGTAGAAAACGACAATTATCAGAGATTTGTTGTTAATAAAGGACAATCATATCAGTCACCAAAGAGTATCATGGTAGAAGGGGATGCCTCATCTGCGTCTTACTTTATTGCTGCTGCAGCCATCAATGGTGGTGAAATAGAAATTAATGGCGTCGGCAAGGCAAGTGTGCAGGGTGATATTGGCTTTGCAAAAGTCATGGAGCAAGTTGGCGCGAAGATCGATTGGTATGATGAAAAGCTTGTTGTACGTAAAGGCGAGTTAAATGGTGTCGATATTAATGCCAATGCAATTCCTGATGCTGCTATGACATTAGCGACAGTAGCTCTTTTTGCGAAAGGCAAAACTGCAATTAGAGATATATACAATTGGCGCGTAAAAGAAACAGATCGATTACATGCGATGGCAACTGAGTTGAAGAAATTAGGTGCTGAAGTCATTGAAGGCAATGACTTTATCGAAGTATCCCCGCCTGAAAAGCTTAATTTAGTTGATATTGATACTTATGATGACCACAGGATTGCCATGTGTTTTTCAATGGTTGCCGTTGGCGGCCAAGAAGTAATCATTAATGATCCTAAATGTACGGCGAAAACCTTTCCAACTTACTTTGATGTCTTAGAATCTTTAAGTACTAAGTAATCCTCCAAGATCCTGATAAACAGGGTTATAACTCTATAACCCTGTACCTCAATCGTATTATTTAACAAAAAGTTACAGCTAAAACAGGATCTATTCATAAAACATGATGTATAATGCCGCGGAATTTTTTGGTGAGCATTTCAGGAGGTTTAAATGCAGGCTGCAATGCCAGTTATCACCGTTGACGGTCCAAGTGGTTCAGGTAAAGGAACCGTTTGTCGTTTATTAGCTGAAAAATTGAATTGGGAAGTGTTAGATAGCGGGGCAATATACCGTGTTCTTGCACTCGCAGCAATTCATCACCACATAGAATTAGACAACGAAGAAGCATTGGTGCCTCTTGCTGCTAATCTTGATGTGCAATTTCCAATCGACCATGAAACTAAATCATGTAAAGTGATTTTAGAAGGCGAAGACGTTAGTTTAACGATTCGAAATGAAGAAGTGGGCGCTGCTGCATCAAAGGTTGCAGCCTTGCCGCGAGTTCGTGAAGCGCTCCTTCGTCGTCAGCGAGCGTTCAGAACTGAAGCTGGGTTAATTGCAGATGGTAGAGATATGGGGACGGTTGTTTTCCCAAGTGCAGAAGTAAAAATTTACCTAACAGCAAGCGCAGAAGAGCGCGCTCAACGTCGTTTTGATGAGTTGAATGGTCGTGGGTTAGATGTTACACTAAGTGGTCTTCTTGCTGATATACAAGCGAGAGATGAAAGAGATATGAATCGTAAAGTCGCGCCGCTTATCCCGGCCGATGATGCCATTGTAATTGACACAACGATTTTGAATGCTGAAGAAGTGTTTAATGAAGTTCAGAAAATACTTGAACAAGCCGTTATCGATGGCAAATTAAAACAATCTCTCATAGCCTAATTTTTAATGTACTGACAGGATGTCGGTACTTGTTAAACTACCCCATGCGGCATGGTTGCCAATTGGATTATTAAATATTTAGAGACGTATAATGTCAGAAAATTTTGCGCAGTTATTTGAAGAAAGCCTAAAGGGTTTTGAAGCAGAACAAGGTTCAATCGTTAAAGGTACTGTTATCTCAATCGAGAACAACATCGTTCTTGTTGACGCTGGCCTAAAATCTGAAAGTGCAATCCCTGCAGAGCAATTCAAAAATGCTGCTGGTGAACTAGAAGTTGCTGTTGGTGATGAAGTAGACGTAGCACTTGATGCTATCGAAGATGGTTTCGGTGAAACTATCCTTTCTCGTGAGAAAGCTAAGCGTCACGAAGCTTGGATCCGTCTTGAGAAAGCATGTGAAGAGCAAGAGACTGTTACTGGTATCATCAATGGTAAAGTTAAAGGCGGTTTCACTGTTGAAGTTGATTCAATCCGTGCATTCCTACCTGGTTCACTTGTTGATGTTCGTCCAGTACGTGACACAACTCACCTTGAAGGTAAAGAGTTAGAGTTCAAAGTAATCAAGCTTGACCAGAAGCGTAACAACGTTGTTGTTTCTCGTCGTGCAGTTATCGAGTCTGAAAACTCACAAGAGCGTGATGAACTACTTGCTAACCTTGTTGAAGGTCAAGAAGTTAAAGGTATCGTTAAGAACCTTACTGACTACGGTGCATTCGTAGACCTAGGTGGTGTTGATGGTCTTCTACACATCACTGACATGGCTTGGAAGCGCGTTAAGCACCCAAGTGAAATCGTTAACGTTGGTGACGAAATCGCAGTTAAAGTACTTAAGTTCGACAAAGAGAAGACGCGTGTTTCTCTAGGTCTTAAGCAGCTTG
The Pseudoalteromonas phenolica genome window above contains:
- the aroA gene encoding 3-phosphoshikimate 1-carboxyvinyltransferase encodes the protein MEQLTLKPIKKVSGSVTLPGSKSLSNRILLLAALADGVTQVTNLLDSDDIRHMLKALGQLGVKVELNEDKTIATVHGVSGKFKTPDEPLFLGNAGTAYRPLTAVLAAIEGNYELIGEPRMEERPIGHLVDALDSIDADITYLKNKDYPPLKILGKKLAGGHVEIDGSISSQFLTAILMAAPLLDGDLNISIIGELVSKPYIDITIGVMAKFGVHVENDNYQRFVVNKGQSYQSPKSIMVEGDASSASYFIAAAAINGGEIEINGVGKASVQGDIGFAKVMEQVGAKIDWYDEKLVVRKGELNGVDINANAIPDAAMTLATVALFAKGKTAIRDIYNWRVKETDRLHAMATELKKLGAEVIEGNDFIEVSPPEKLNLVDIDTYDDHRIAMCFSMVAVGGQEVIINDPKCTAKTFPTYFDVLESLSTK
- the cmk gene encoding (d)CMP kinase, with product MQAAMPVITVDGPSGSGKGTVCRLLAEKLNWEVLDSGAIYRVLALAAIHHHIELDNEEALVPLAANLDVQFPIDHETKSCKVILEGEDVSLTIRNEEVGAAASKVAALPRVREALLRRQRAFRTEAGLIADGRDMGTVVFPSAEVKIYLTASAEERAQRRFDELNGRGLDVTLSGLLADIQARDERDMNRKVAPLIPADDAIVIDTTILNAEEVFNEVQKILEQAVIDGKLKQSLIA
- the serC gene encoding 3-phosphoserine/phosphohydroxythreonine transaminase; the protein is MTVYNFCAGPAMLPPEVMKKAQQEFLNWQNLGVSVMEVSHRAQPYLEMVKECEASLRRLMDISDEFEVLFMHGGGRGQFAAVPLNLHLDDAPGVYVENGIWSSGATKEGAKFTQVEGINIRTDVDGQFDIQPVEQWKLPEKASFIHFCPNETIDGIEIYDVPKHDAPIVADMSSMILSREINVDDFDLIYAGAQKNIGPSGLCIVIVRKTLLEREGLPRPAILDYAIEAKQGSMYNTPPTFAWYLANEVFQYLESIGGVKAMEAHNKKKAAILYDYIDSSDFYSNKVAKHCRSLMNVPFWLKDDTLNDKFLSEAEAAGLLALEGHRFVGGMRASIYNAMPVEGIEALVAFMDKFAKENS